From Nilaparvata lugens isolate BPH chromosome 7, ASM1435652v1, whole genome shotgun sequence, one genomic window encodes:
- the LOC120352459 gene encoding uncharacterized protein LOC120352459 codes for MKKYYQIILVWLTALSLNVEASSIFDMGPYKVDQKQIGIDYCPISSRRCVYAKHHRRRIAGTSDWLWNGSLSVIDVYIKNTTTMRVVAYTKGANGRYQSLIDITRPFCSWLRLVEPSMNDFLEPCWLRLQMLFYFSGLL; via the exons ATGAAGAAgtattatcaaatcattttaGTTTGGCTGACTGCTCTAAGTCTTAATGTAGAAGCAAGTTCTATATTTGACATG GGTCCCTACAAAGTCGACCAGAAACAGATAGGAATAGACTATTGTCCCATCAGCAGTAGAAGATGCGTCTATGCCAAACACCATAGACGCCGGATTGCTGGCACTTCTGACTGGCTTTGGAATGGGTCATTATCAGTCATTGATGTTTATATCAAGAATACAACAACA aTGAGAGTTGTAGCCTATACAAAAGGTGCAAACGGACGCTACCAAAGCCTGATTGATATTACGCGACCATTCTGTTCATGGTTGCGGCTTGTAGAACCATCGATGAACGATTTTTTGGAACCATGCTGGCTACGTTTacaaatgttattttatttttccg GGCTTTTATGA